A genome region from Bacillota bacterium includes the following:
- the spoVT gene encoding stage V sporulation protein T, with protein sequence MKATGIVRRIDDLGRVVIPKEIRRTLRIREGDPLEIFVDRDGEVILKKYSPIGELGDFAKEYADSLYEAVGQVALITDRDTVVAVSGAPKKEFLNKPIGSLVETAMEERKTLVVGGKAEARIKGSIVGDEEEETKFTAAVIAPIVAEGDPLGAVCIGARDPDAQITQLEIKLAETAAGFLAKQMEQ encoded by the coding sequence ATGAAAGCCACGGGCATCGTCAGGCGCATCGATGACCTGGGGCGGGTAGTGATCCCGAAGGAGATACGCCGTACCCTCCGCATCCGCGAGGGTGACCCTCTGGAGATATTCGTAGACCGCGACGGGGAGGTCATCCTCAAGAAGTACTCACCCATCGGCGAACTCGGTGATTTCGCCAAAGAGTACGCCGACTCCCTCTACGAGGCGGTGGGGCAGGTGGCCCTGATCACCGACCGGGATACAGTGGTGGCGGTGTCGGGGGCTCCCAAGAAGGAGTTCCTGAACAAGCCCATCGGTTCCCTGGTGGAAACCGCCATGGAGGAGCGCAAGACCCTGGTGGTGGGCGGGAAGGCGGAGGCGCGCATAAAGGGAAGCATCGTAGGAGACGAGGAGGAAGAGACCAAGTTCACCGCAGCTGTCATCGCCCCTATCGTGGCGGAGGGTGACCCCCTGGGAGCGGTGTGCATCGGCGCCCGCGACCCCGATGCCCAGATCACCCAGCTGGAGATCAAGCTGGCGGAGACTGCCGCCGGGTTTCTGGCCAAGCAGATGGAACAGTAA